The sequence AATACTCTACAGGATTGGTGCCACCAGAAGCGCCCTGGATGACCTAGTCTCCAATTCCCTTGGTGCCTTCGTCCTAGCAATACCATTCATACTACTAAACCCACCGCTGAATAATAATGCCTGGCTGTATGGCGCCCTATTCGCGATGCTTGGGCCCGTGTTCGGTACATACGTATTCCTAATCTCACTTAGGTATGCCGATGTGGGTATCGCTAACGTGATATCGTATGCCTACGTAGTCATATTACCAATAATGCTACTCATTATTAAGCCATCGTACTTAACCTACACATGGCCCGCACTACTAATCATGCTGGGGCTTTACTTGATAATGGGTTCAGGCAAGGGCACCATCTATGGGTACTCCATGGCACTACTCTCAGCCGTACTCTACGCCTTCTCCTTCCTAGCCCTCTACCGCGCCTATGACTACACGAGTCCGTGGGGCATAATATTCATCAGGGGCGTCGCCCTAATAATCGGTGCATTACTACTTAAGATCGCCCTTGAGGGGACCAGGATCAAACTCAGCGGTAAGGTTTTCCTGGCCGGCCTGATAAGTTACGGCGTCGGCGGACCCCTTTACGTATTGTCCGTTGACTACGCAGGTATTGCAGTGCCAACATTAATAACGGCATTATCGCCGGTAATAACGGAGGTCCTCGCCATAGTTAGACTCAAGGAGAAACTGAACAGGAAATCAATACTCGGCTTTACTGCAGTGATCACAGGCGTAGTAATAGCCTCACTTATCGGTATTCAGATTTAAATCTCTTAACGATCCATAACTTAGTGATGAGGGGTCGATAATATGGATGAGGAATGATTTAGGAGGGGACTGACTGATCACGGGCATGATCATCACATAACCGCCTTTCCCTTGCTAAGAACGGGAGGGAAACAACGGTGTATTTTAAGCTATTGAGGTGCATGTTGTTCGTTACGGCAGGATGATGCCCACTGCACCCGTGAAGGCCATACTGGAAACAATTACAGTAGAACTTATTTTAAATATTATCATATATTTACATATATCCATTATAGAACTTTAAAAATATTAGCAGGATAAAATTTATAAAACTATTAATTAATATAATGCACTGTGAAAGACATGAACAGCTCTACACTTAATGAGTTCCTGAGACAAAGAAACCTACTATTAAACGCAGGTAGTTATGAAGAGGCTAAGTCAAATTTCAGGTGGCCACCGCCTGATGAGTTTAACTGGGCTGTGGATTACTTCGATAAGTACCTAGCGGAGACCTCCACAAATCCAGCCCTTATTTACATAAATGATGAGTTATTCAAGTCAGGTGATTCAAGGATCCTCAGCTACCATGAACTTAGGGCTCGATCCAATAAATTAGCCAACGCACTTTCGGACCTTGGTATCAGCCGTGGGGACGTCGTCATGGTTATGCTAAATAATAGGCCTGAGCTCTTCGAATCATTCCTAGCCCTCATGAAGATAGGTGCCGTAATTTCGCCGGCAACCACCCTATTACTACCGTCGGATATTGAGGATAGGGCATCAAGGGCTCACTTCAAGGCCATTATTGCAGATCCGGAGGTCGTTAGTAGGATTGACCAGATTAAGGGCAATCTCGAGAAGCTCGGCGTTAAGTACTTCATAACCCTCAGTAAGCCAGGGCCTGGATGGCTTAATTACTATGAATTAACCAGCGGCAAGCCCGAGAACTTCCAGGGAGTTAAGACCAAGTCAGATGATTTACTCCTGGTTTACTTCACATCAGGTACCACCGCTAAACCCAAGATGGTCATGCACACCCAGTCAAGCTACCCAATAGGCCACCTAACAACCATGTACTGGGTTGGTGCCAAGCCCGGCTATAGGCACATGAACATCTCGAGTCCCGGATGGGCTAAGTGGGCTTGGTCGACATTCTTCGCAGCCTTCAATGCTGGTGCCACTACCGTGGTTTATGACTATAGTGGTAGGTTTAGTGCGGCTAATCATTTGAAGATTCTTGAGAATTACGGTGTTGACACACTATGTGCGCCACCAACTGTCTGGCGTATGATAATACTTGAGGACTTAACGAAGTATAACCTTGAGAAGATTAAGAGCTTCGTGAGCGCTGGTGAGCCGCTTAATCCGGAGGTTATTGAGCGTGTTTATAAGGCGGCTGGTAAGTATATACGTGATGGTTATGGGCAGACGGAGACCACGCTAATGGTTGGTAACTTCCCCGGCATGAAGATTAAGCCAGGCTCAATGGGTAAACCAGCCCCTGGCTATGACATAGTCCTCGTTGATGAGGATGGAAACCCCGTGGGTACTAATAGGGATGGGCACATAACCGTTAGGACCAGCCCAAGGCCCATTGGCCTAATGGTTGGTTATGACGATGAGAATAAGAATAGGGAGGTGTTTAGGCTCGGCCTGTACTTCACGGGTGACGTGGCCTTCATGAATGAGGAGGGTTACCTATACTTCGTTGGCCGTGCAGACGACGTGTTCAAGTCAAGCGACTATAGGATTAGCCCGTTTGAACTGGAGAGTGACTTGTTGAAGCACCCAGCTGTTGCCGAGGCTGCCGTGGTCCCAAGCCCAGACCTGATAAGGGGCTTCATACCGAAGGCGTACATCGTCCTTAAGCCAGGTTACACGCCAAGTAAGGATTTAGCGTATGACGTGTTTAAGTTCATTAGGCTTAACATAGCGCCGTATAAGAGGCCCAGGGCCATTGAGTTCGTGCCTGAACTACCCAAGACGATCAGTGGTAAGATTAGGCGTGTTGAGCTTAGGGGCCTTGAACGTGAGAAGAGAAACAAGGGTATTAGGGGTGAGCATGAGTACTTTGAGGATGACTTCCCGGACATAAGGCAGTTGAAGGTATAATACCCATATAACCCCCAAAATGGCTTTTTAAATTAATCCATATTTACTTTCATTGATACGAAATGTCCAGCGGAATAAGGAGGATCAGCCTTGGTATTGACTGGCTTGATTACGCAATGCTTGGCGGTGTACCCAGGGGTAATTGGCTACTCATCACTGGGGAGCCTGGCGTGGGTAAGAGCATACTCACAATACAGGCCGCCGGGGCTAATGTGAATGCCATGCCCGTGGTCTACGTTTCAACAGAGACCAGGTTCTATGACGTGGTGAGACAAGCCAAGCAATTCAATATTGACTTGACCGACGCGGTGAGCCTCGCGGACGTACTGACTGGCAGGGTTAAGGACGTGAAGACTAACCTGGTCGTGATAGACCTATTCGGCTTGGCCAGGGAGTATAGGGAACTCCTGAGGGCAAGTGAGGAGGAGGGTAGGACGAAGGCTAAGTCACCACTGAGTATGGAGGTTGTTATGGCAAGTATTGAGAAGGCTTATGAGATTCTCGGCATTAGTGAGGAGGGTAGGGTCACCAAGGACGTACTAGTCATAATTGACTCCCTAGCCCCCATGTGGAGTCACGCGCCGGCCATGGCTAGGCTCATTACCTACCGCCTGAGGCAGAGGCTTTACCGCTCCAATGTCACGGTGATAATGACGAATCAGTACGCGCCAACCACCGGGATGACGTTTGGTTTTGGTGCTGAACACATTGCCGATGCCATAATCCACATGTGGATCGAGGAGCCGGAGAAGAAGAAGGAGATCGAGCGTTGGCTAATCATAAAGAAGGCCAGGCTCACAAACCACTACAGGAAGGCCATGAAGTTCGAGATAGAACCCGGTAAGGGATTAACACTTATAGAACCGGGGATTGATGAACTGAGGAAGTGGTTTAATGAGTATGCAGGAAAACAGGAACCAAACGAAGAATGATGGCTGTAGTGGAAGGATAATTAGGGCCATGGAGGAGTTCTTGTGGGCCCTGATTAACAACGGCAGTAGGGATGACATAATACTGGAATTAACGCAGTGCGGTGATGAGGCTAGGCCCTATTTAACCGTTGTTAATGGTATTGACCCGGGGAACACCCTGTCCGCTGCATTATCATACCTTCAATACGTTAGGTACTCTAGGGGCGAAATAACTGTGAATAAGGATTACCTGGTGAATATTAATGAGGATTTATCAAACCCTAGGGACGCCTACTCGATCATAGTTGATAACCTCGCCCATGCATTAAGGGCCCAGGACTATGTAACCGCTGCATTCCTTGCTGACCTCGCGTTCATCGCCAGGGCATACATGCTTTGTTTGAGTAACGGTGGTGATAAATCGTGTGATTGGCTAAGGAGGTCTTTTACTGTTAGGGTTTTAATATTGAGGAGTAGAATTAACAATTATTGATCGGCCTGAATTTATAGCCATAATTAATTAACCCATAGGTGCTGTCCATCTTCACCATCCTGAATACAACCTCAACATCAACGCCGGGGCTCAGCTTCTCAGGGTCCATACAATCCACTATTTGCCCAACGACCTTAACACCGCCAAGATCCACCATACCTATGATCAAGGGTTTCATCTTCTCAAACTCAGCAGGTACTGAGTAAAGCACCGTGAAGTTAATGAGCTTGCCAGTACTTGGTAGTGGGTATGGCTTAAACTCCCTTGAACCGCACTCACACACTGCCCTTGGTGGGAAGTATACTCGGCCGCACTTAATGCATTGAACGCCCTCGAGCCTGTAGTACTGAGGCATCCTCCTCCAGTACCTTGGTACGGATAGTCTCTGGTCCACCATGTCAGCTCACCCTCCTGAGTACTACTGAAGTTGATACTAGGTCAAAGCCAGCCATGTCCTGAACAATGCCCAACTCAGCCTTACCCAGTGATTCAAAGGGCTTCACATTCATCAATTCCATAACCATCAACGCCAACTCATACATTCCCGAGGCACCCCCTGGGAACCCCATGGACTTAAGCCCACCGCCAGCATTAACGACTAACTTATTACCTACGTCCAACGCACCCGTGGATAATAACCTCGGAGTCTCGCCGGGCCTCACAAGACCCATGGACTCCAGAGCCAGCATGCCAAGTATGCTGTACGTGTCATGGACCTCGGCTAGCCTTATGTCACCTATTGATACGTGGGCTGCCCTAAGGGCCATGTTTGTGGCATCCCTGACCGAGAGTAATTCCGTGAGTGAATCCCTCTGCCCTGTGTATGTTCCGTATGCGCCAATACCAATACCATCAATTCTTATTGCAACATCGCTCTTCACGGGCTTATTGCAGAGTATTACTGCGGCTGATCCATCCACGGCCGGCGCAACATCGTATAGCCTTAATGGGTCTGCAACGACCTCCGACTCAAGCACGTCCTTAAGCGTTGCCTGCTTCTTCATGTATGCAAGTGGGTTCTTACTGCCCCTCTCATGCATTTTTATTGGCCATATTGCGAGATCCTCATAATCATAACCATACTTAAGCATGTACTCCCTCATTGCCATGGCTGCCTGAGCCGCCGGTGTTACACCAAAGAACCCCTCGTACTCATAGTCCGTAATTGTAGCCAGTGCCTTGTTTAACTTGACGTTTATGACGTCGTGCATCTTCTCGACGCCAACCACGGCCACGCAGTCATAAATACCCGCCCTGACTGTGTTGTATGCCTCCAGTATTGCCACTCCGCTTGAACCATCACCGCTCTCGATCCTAATGGCCGGTATCCTTCTCATGCCCACGTAGTCCGATAGGAATGCACCCAATGTGCCCTGGTCCTGTAGCACCTCAGAGAACGCATTCGCCACGTATATTGCACCTAGATTTACATTGCCTACCTGGTCGAGGATCTTCAGGAAGGCTTCGGCGAATAGTTCCTTGAGTCCCTTCTCATAATGCCTACTACCTGGCACCAGGGAGTGGGCTACGACATATACTTCTGTCGTATTAAACACCAGCAGTTGCCATAAATGTGAAGTTTTTAAATATTCCCTGAATATAGTCAACTAATGGTCGAGGAATTAAACCTTGAAGATATATTCACAAAAATAGATAAGGGTGAGTTGAAACTTCATGAGTTAGATAAGTTTCTTGGGGACTCCAACAGGGCCACCGAGGTTAGGAGAGTGTACCTCGAGAGGAGAACTGGCGCTCGACTTAACAATGTTGGTAAGACCGTCATTGACTTCAACACCGTAGTCGGAAAAAACATAGAGAACACAATAGGCGCAGCGCAAGTGCCAATAGGTATCGCTGGGCCCCTGCGCGTGATTGGTGATTACGCCAATGGACTTTACTACATACCATTGGCCACCACTGAGGGCGCCCTCGTTGCCTCCGTGAATAGGGGCGCCAAGATAATCACCGAAGCTGGCGGTGCAAGGAGCAAGGTTATTAATGACGGCATGACAAGAGCACCCGTCATAGCAGTACCAAGTGTAATTGATGCCGTTGAACTGGTTAATTGGGTTAATGATCACTTTAACGAGTTAAAGAACATTGCTGAATCAACAAGTAGGCACGCAAGGTTATTGAACATTCAGCCATTCATTATTGGTAATAATGTATGGCTTAGGTTTAGGTTCGCGACTGGTGATGCCATGGGCATGAACATGGTGACCATAGCCACAGACAAGGCCGTTAAGCACATACTCAGTAAATTCCCAAGGGCGCAATTGGTGGCGCTCAGTGGCAATATGTGTGTTGATAAGAAGGCTAACACCGTGAACTTCCTACTCGGTAGGGGTAAGACCGTGGTTAGTGAGGCCGTGATACCAAGGAACACCCTGGAGAAGTGGGGCGTCACGGCGGAAGACGTTGCCGAGGTTAATAACAGGAAGAACCTACTCGGTTCTGCACTGGCTCATTCCTATGGCTTCAATGCGCATTTCGCCAACATAGTCACAGCAATCTTCATAGCCACAGGGCAGGATGTCGCCCAGGTCGTTGAGTCAAGCATGGGTATTACCTGGATGGAGCCCCTTGATAATGGCGATCTCTACGTATCAGTCACACTGCCAAGTCTCGAGGTCGGCACCGTGGGTGGTGGCACCGGGTTACCGACACAGAGGGAGGTGCTTCAAATGCTCGGTGTTTATGGCTCAGGAAATCCACCTGGCTCTAATGCCCTTAAGTTCGCCGAGGTCATGGCTGCGGCCGTACTCGCCGGTGAAGTTAACCTAGTCCTTGCGCTGGCGAGGGATGAATTGGCGAGGGCTCATGAGATGCTGGGCAGGGCTGGTAAGACGTAATGCTTCGTATCCAGAAACATAAATTTAGCTATGTATCTATACGTACTCTCTATAGTACATAAATTGAAGTGATAAGGCTTATAAAGAGCTGCATTAGTAATTTTTGGGGATTAGTTTGGTAATTTATGTTTCTCCCGATAAAAAGGTTGTTGAAAAGACGCTTCAAACTGAGCTCAAGCGGATAATGCTTAGTGAGTTGATAGACGGCGAGGTAATCATCGGCGCCGCCATTATCGACTCAAACGGCATCCCACTCATTTATCACATCCCAAATACCCTCACCGTTAAATCCCTTAAAAACCTCCTTTCCCTCATAGAGTTTGCCGATCATACCGCTAAAATCAATGATGACCTCCTTGGTTCATATCAATACCTCATAATCCGCTACTCAAACTTCAAAATTGCCTTCTTTGAGATGGGTTCTAAGGGTTGGTTGATGGTTTTCGTGAATCCTGTCTGGCACGTTGAGAATGTAATGTCAAAGATTAAGCAGTTCATGCTTAAGGTTCAAAGGATGATTTAAACCCATTGGTTAAAACGGTAAGATTTGCCACCTCAAAAATTTAAGTACTTTATACCTGGATCCTACTCAATGTCGAAGATAACCGGTAGCGTGAAGATACCTGAAATGGAGGTTAAGGAGGAGGTCTCCCTGGATGCCTCGAGTACTGCCATTATCATCGTCGACATGCAAAATGACTTCGTAAGACCAAATGGAAAGTTGTACGTACCCACCGCGCAGGCCACAATACCATCAATAAGGAAAGTGCTGGCCAAGGCCCGGGAAGCCAATGTACCAGTTATATACACCCAGGACTGGCACTTCAAGAATGACCCTGAGTTTAGGATCTGGGGCGAGCATTGTGTAATGAATACCTGGGGCGCAGAGATCGTGGATGAGCTTAAGCCCATGCCGGATGACATAGTTATAAGGAAGCATAGGTACGATGCCTTCTTCGGCACAGACTTGGATTACGTGCTTAGGCATGTTGTTCACGCAATGAATTTGGTGATTGTGGGTACCGTGGCCAACATCTGCGTACTACACACGGCGGGTAGCGCTGCGCTTAATTGGTACAACGTGATTGTGCCTATTGACGGGATCTCAGCACTAAATGAATTTGATTATTACGCTGCACTTAGGCAAATAACCTTCCTATATAATGGCATACTTACAAGGGCTGATAGTATTAAGTTTGTATAGATGTATGCCTAATCCTAGGTGATTTTTAATATTATTGCTCAATGTCGAGGATACCTTTGGCTTATAGCCTCAACATACGCATTATTTCTTGAAAAATTTTGATGCAAGCAAATAGAAATTGAATGGGAACTTAATGTTAAGATTGAGAGCATCATTAAACTCCTACCTTATGGCGATTACCACTGGATTTACCTCGGGAAGAGGACAAGGATGATTTACGAAACTGTGTATGCTGTTCTCCCTGACTATGTTGACTATGTTAATAAGTCGTTGGATAGCGGTATACCTATTAATGTTCATTGGATGCCTTGATGGTTAAGAATAACATTTAAGGATTAGGTTTATTGTGTGAAAGCCCTTAAAAACGGTAAGTGATCAGCCAAGTTAAATTGAGTAGGCGTAATTATGTTGGTGGCGAAGATTGGCGTAGGGATGCCATATTCATAGCTATCTCCATAGCCGTAATAATAGCAACAATAATCATACTAATAAGGTCAGGATTAGCGGGCGCTAGGTATGAAGCACCGAAGCACCCACTATATCTAGTGCTCTCTGAGCTCATATACGTAACCCAATTGTCACTTATCGGTATTAGGCTTAGTATAATCTTTAACAGGGGCATGGGCTATAAAATAAGGTCTACGGAATTAATTAAGGTAGTTACCGCCCAAACATTTGCCTCATTGCTCATGCCTGGATTCTACATCGGCGGTGAGGCAGTATCAATAGCCTACTTAACCTTTAAGGGATTACCAACGACTAGGGCTACCGAGGGCATTACCTTTCGTTATACAGTTGATACGATAACATTAACGTCCATAGTACTCATACTTTACCTATTCAACCTAGTGATAATTCCCTACATAGCGCTTATAATTGCATTAATACTACTCATGGCATACGCCATATTGTTTATAACGATAGTAAGCGCGAGGTTAGGTAAGTACATCGAGCACATGTTTAGGTTTATTAATTCACGTATAAAAATCATAAGGAATTTCATATTAATGAATGAGAATGAGGATTACGGGCTTAAACTCTCACTGGTAGATTACTTCGTACTTTTTCTAGTGTCAATTACCCAGTGGTTGTTATCGGGACTTAATGTGATGTTAATATTCTACTCCTTCGGTGTCCACATAGGTATAATTACCGGTATTCTAATTTCATCCTCATACACAATACTTACATACATATCAGTATTACCTGGGTCAGCCGGTATTGGGGAACTTGCTAACCTATACGTATTAAATAGTCTTAAGTTGGGTAATTATTACTTGGCTTATGATATTTGGTTTAGGATAATAACATACATAGTGCCGTTAATAATGCTCATGCCAGCCTTCCTCAGCATATCAAGGAAATTAACAATGATTAATACTAATCATAGGAACCCCCAGTAGGTAACTCGGTAATTCCCGACTGCGCACCCTTAATTATTGCATCAATAACCCTTATTGCATTCCTCCTTGAAAGGTAATGATTATCATTACCACAATAAGGTGAATAGACGCACTTTGGACAGCCGTCGGCGCATGTACAATGCGTTAATACGTCAAGTGATATCCTGAGGACATCATTGATCCTCTTGAGAAGCATCTTGGCTGTACCTGAACCACCAGGGTATGAATCATAGATTATTATATGCCCCGTTGGGTATGAAATACCGCCCAGGTCTGTGGGCCCTGCACCAATTACATTCTCGCCAACCATAATGATTACGTGCTCGGTGGCGTGATAAGCCCTACCCCTCTCAACAACGTCCATGTTCTCAAATGGACTAAAGGTTATGCTCGGTGCATAAATCACAACACCCTTAGTCTTGAATTCATAACTAAGTGGCTCCACTAAGTCCCTCTTTTCCACGACCTCACCACTACTGAACCTCTTAACTATGTATCCGTGAACCACCTCCTTAATTGTTAACTTAACATACTGATACGGCACGGAGTTTATCACGCCCTCCTCAAGTACCTCATCAATCCTCGGCTCAGAGTTATAGAGCGCTGTTGTGTAAAAGTCGTAGTTACTCGATAACCTCCTTACGTGAGCTGTCCTGCTGCCCATGTCAAGGCTGCGAACCTCGTAAACCCTACCACCATGGAGATAAACGGCACCATCATGAAGCTCCCTCAACGCCGTGGGCAACTCCCTATAGCCCACAACCCTCTTATCATCACTAACTATCTTAACCACGTCACCAATGCCCCTAATGCCATGTATTGCCCTTGCAACCTCGCGACCCCTGTCAGTCACCATGTAATAATTGCCCCTGGCCTCAACAAGTCCCTCATTAACAAGCAACCTGAGGACCTCCTCGCAGTAATCATCCACTGAACCGACCTTCACGGGTCTCTCGTAAGCCATTAAAAGGCAATGCCTCCTCGCTATCTCATCATTCCTCCACTCCACATACAAGTCCTCGGGCTTTCTTGTGTAAAACTCGTGAGGGTTGGAGCTGTAGTACGTACTCATTGGATCATCACCAAGGACCTGAATCACGTAAGCCCTCTGCCCCCTCCTACCAACCCTACCACTCCTCTGTAGGTACTTTGAGTAGCTGGGTGGTATTGTGGCCATGACGGCTACGTCAATATCACCAACGTCAATACCCATCTCCAGGGTGGGTGTGGATAGTAATACCAGGTACTTGCCCTCCTTGAAGCCGTCCTCAACCTCATGCCTCTCCTCAATCGTGAGCCCAGCCCTATGAACCCTAACCCTATCACCAAACCCAGCCCTATCGGCATGTCTCTTAACCAACTCCACAAACCTATGGCTATCCGCAAACATGAGGCACTTCATGCCCCTCCTAACGCACATCCTAGCCAACTCAGCGGCCTCCGCAAGCCTACCCCTCCTTATCGGGCTAACCAGCATGTGCCTAGTTAGTCCCCTCCTACCCTCTGGACCCCTGACCAGAACCAAGTCCTCCGCACTAAGCAAATCCCTGGCAAAATCAAGTGGGTTACCCACGGTGGCTGTGGAAACAATGAACTGCCAGTCCCTCATGAACCTCCTCACCCTCTTGAGCACGTAGTGGACGTGGGCACCGAAGACGCCGTTGTATACGTGAAAATCATCAAGCACCATCACCCTATATCCACGAAGGACGTCCTTAAACTTACTCACGTGGGTCAAGGCCTCACTGACCATGTCAGGGTTTGTAATGAGTATGTCCGGTGGTGACGAGTAAACCCTGGACCTAACATCACTGGGCGTATCCCCATCATACGGCATTACCGACACATTAATTGCAGAGAGGTACCTCTGCATCCTAAGTAATTGGTCCCTGGCCAAGGCCTTAGTTGGGTACATGATCATTACCTTAACACCCTCCTTGTCCATCAATGATATTAACGGTAGTAGGAAGGCCTCAGTCTTGCCCACGCCTGTCCCAGCCATGATGACCGTGTGCCTACCCCCAGTGATTGCTTGGTAGGCGTCCCATTGAAACTCATAAAGCCTATCAACCCCGGCACCCCTCAACTTGCCTATTAACTCCCTCGGTAGGTCAAGGGAGTCCACTGACGGCCCGTAACTCGGCTCCACGGGTTTCTCCTCATGCACATAAAGAAGAATCCTGGACCTGTCACTACCTAACTCACCTATGAATTCGTCCTCAAGCATGAACTTGGCAACCACCAACCTATCGCTCCTAATCATCCTACCAACTCATGAACAGCACTACTGGAAATTAATAACTTTGGGCGAATCTAATCTCATGTACTTAATTTCATCACTCGCCTTAAGCCTGAGCACCCTAGGCTCAATCATAACCAACCTATCCCAATGCTTAACAATAGGTCTCAACTTACCACCGCACCTGGGGCACTTCCTAATCTCGCCCTCCATCTCAAAATCAATATAGCAATTAACGCACCTAAACGCATTAAGTGCCCTATTGTTGTCGAACCCCAGCGAGGTAATGCTCGGTATCTCCATGATCACGATGCCGTCAACTAAACCTGCCAGTTCCTCAATAGCCTCCCTCCTCAACGAGTCCATATTAAGGGCTACCAGGAACTCCTTATTGCCATAGATCACCCTGACCCTATCC is a genomic window of Vulcanisaeta souniana JCM 11219 containing:
- a CDS encoding DEAD/DEAH box helicase; this translates as MIRSDRLVVAKFMLEDEFIGELGSDRSRILLYVHEEKPVEPSYGPSVDSLDLPRELIGKLRGAGVDRLYEFQWDAYQAITGGRHTVIMAGTGVGKTEAFLLPLISLMDKEGVKVMIMYPTKALARDQLLRMQRYLSAINVSVMPYDGDTPSDVRSRVYSSPPDILITNPDMVSEALTHVSKFKDVLRGYRVMVLDDFHVYNGVFGAHVHYVLKRVRRFMRDWQFIVSTATVGNPLDFARDLLSAEDLVLVRGPEGRRGLTRHMLVSPIRRGRLAEAAELARMCVRRGMKCLMFADSHRFVELVKRHADRAGFGDRVRVHRAGLTIEERHEVEDGFKEGKYLVLLSTPTLEMGIDVGDIDVAVMATIPPSYSKYLQRSGRVGRRGQRAYVIQVLGDDPMSTYYSSNPHEFYTRKPEDLYVEWRNDEIARRHCLLMAYERPVKVGSVDDYCEEVLRLLVNEGLVEARGNYYMVTDRGREVARAIHGIRGIGDVVKIVSDDKRVVGYRELPTALRELHDGAVYLHGGRVYEVRSLDMGSRTAHVRRLSSNYDFYTTALYNSEPRIDEVLEEGVINSVPYQYVKLTIKEVVHGYIVKRFSSGEVVEKRDLVEPLSYEFKTKGVVIYAPSITFSPFENMDVVERGRAYHATEHVIIMVGENVIGAGPTDLGGISYPTGHIIIYDSYPGGSGTAKMLLKRINDVLRISLDVLTHCTCADGCPKCVYSPYCGNDNHYLSRRNAIRVIDAIIKGAQSGITELPTGGSYD